One window of Bactrocera tryoni isolate S06 chromosome 2, CSIRO_BtryS06_freeze2, whole genome shotgun sequence genomic DNA carries:
- the LOC120769788 gene encoding glycerophosphocholine phosphodiesterase GPCPD1, whose protein sequence is MQRWFFADEAEDCDAMAAPVASSSSVELFQPATPVQVNWKFWVQVNQDLAPNERLAIVGSTERLGNWQFSECIVMMKEDDKNLWYTYVSIPRDTRTEYRYLVVAVDPTAEKTIVRNWEAHLKPRSVIPGVNRKTRECDEEYGYINGVEKVDRGWVTSETIVQLKFFNAPFTWKQRMKRRLIFVKVTPMNLTIPQSGGAGGGAGGDYHTFSQLEDSLSNDTHDTRENGADLSTAFAFNEVAVLQADESVIKVQPQFGTACGPDDVVIFHLTIGDFDSTAYLIDLYSYSSKAAMDEPPYHLGYHYVLPNLLKRSDGNLEVPITCATRHRPMGMMQIGYLLVKPTKCIKLDMALTYTRYWNPKWTGLDVGHRGSGTSFKTKDSVIRENTITSLKNAVDHGADMVEFDVQLSKDLVPVVYHDFMIYVSLKAKGSCKPNDFLELPMRELTLDQLNNLKVYHTQEGRTREERCFHNDDQLEHQPFPSLADVLDAIDQHVGFNIEVKWSQRLKDGTMEEEFEHTIDRNLYVDCILNVVFRKAGDRRIVFSCFDPDICTMLRFKQNRYPVMFLTLGETTKYQKYLDPRGNTIEMAIYNSLAMELLGIVAHTEDLLRDPTKVNLAKSSGLVVFCWGDDNNCKDTIKFLKELGLHAIIYDKMDVLTSKEVKQSVFLLQAKESQNEILKLQALERGKLWHDNVPVVHKKH, encoded by the exons ATGCAACGGTGGTTTTTCGCTGATGAGGCAGAGGATTGCGATGCCATGGCGGCGCCTGTGGCATCATCGTCCTCAGTGGAGTTGTTTCAACCTGCTACACCGGTACAGGTTAACTGGAAATTTTGGGTCCAAGTAAATCAAGATTTAGCGCCTAATGAGCGTCTGGCCATTGTTGGAAGCACCGAACGTCTGGGCAATTGGCAGTTTAGCGAGTGTATAGTCATGATGAAGGAAGATG acAAGAATCTATGGTACACCTATGTTAGCATTCCGCGTGATACTCGCACCGAATACCGTTATTTAGTGGTTGCAGTCGATCCGACAGCTGAAAAAACGATTGTGCGTAATTGGGAGGCCCATCTAAAGCCACGTTCTGTCATACCCGGTGTAAATCGCAAGACTAGGGAGTGTGACGAAGAGTATGGCTACATAAATGGTGTTGAGAAAGTGGACCGCGGCTGGGTAACATCCGAGACAATtgtacaattgaaatttttcaatgcACCCTTCACATGGAAACAACGCATGAAGCGGCGATTAATCTTTGTTAAAGTGACACCAATGAACTTGACGATACCGCAGAGTGGCGGTGCTGGTGGCGGTGCCGGTGGTGATTACCATACGTTTTCACAACTCGAAGATTCACTGTCAAACGACACCCATGATACACGTGAGAATGGTGCAGATCTTAGCACCGCTTTCGCTTTCAACGAAGTAGCCGTGTTACAAGCTGACGAGTCCGTTATAAAAGTACAACCACAATTCGGTACAGCTTGCGGCCCCGATGACGTAGTAATCTTCCATTTGACAATCGGTGATTTTGATAGTACTGCCTATCTCATTGATTTATATTCGTACAGCTCGAAAGCAGCTATGGATGAGCCGCCCTACCACCTCGGTTATCACTATGTTTTGCCAAATTTACTCAAACGCTCTGATGGTAACCTGGAAGTTCCCATTACATGCGCGACACGTCATCGGCCAATGGGCATGATGCAGATAGGCTATTTGCTGGTGAAACCAACCAAGTGTATTAAGTTGGACATGGCGCTGACATATACGCGCTATTGGAACCCCAAATGGACTGGTTTGGATGTGGGACATCGCGGGTCTGGCACCAGTTTCAAGACAAAGGATTCTGTGATACGCGAAAACACAATTACTTCGTTGAAGAATGCAGTCGACCATGGCGCCGATATGGTTGAGTTCGATGTACAGCTGAGCAAGGATTTGGTGCCGGTGGTCTATCATGACTTCATGATCTATGTGTCGCTCAAAGCGAAAGGCAGTTGCAAGCCTAATGATTTTCTGGAGTTACCAATGCGTGAGCTAACATTGGACCAACTGAATAATTTGAAG GTTTATCACACACAAGAGGGCCGTACACGCGAAGAGCGCTGCTTTCACAACGATGATCAGCTGGAGCATCAACCATTTCCTAGCCTTGCGGACGTCCTGGATGCCATCGATCAACATGTTGGCTTCAACATAGAAGTGAAATGGTCACAGCGGCTCAAAGATGGCACCATGGAGGAAGAATTCGAGCATACCATTGACCGCAATTTGTATGTGGACTGCATTTTGAATGTGGTATTCCGCAAAGCTGGcgatcgacgcattgtattcTCATGTTTCGACCCTGACATTTGCACCATGCTGCGCTTTAAGCAAAATCGTTACCCGGTTATGTTCTTAACTCTCGGTGAAACGacgaaatatcaaaaatatctaGATCCACGTGGCAACACCATTGAAATGGCTATATATAACTCACTAGCCATGGAATTGCTGGGCATTGTAGCGCACACTGAAGACCTGCTACGTGACCCCACGAAG GTGAATTTAGCTAAAAGCAGCGGCTTGGTAGTCTTTTGCTGGGGTGACGACAATAACTGCAAGGATACAATTAAATTCCTCAAAGAATTGGGATTGCATGCCATAATTTACGATAAAATGGATGTGCTCACCAGCAAAGAAGTGAAG caaagcgtGTTCCTGCTGCAAGCCAAGGAGAGCCAAAATGAAATACTCAAACTGCAGGCGCTGGAAAGGGGCAAACTGTGGCACGACAATGTGCCGGTAGTGCACAAAAAGCACTAA